One Methanobrevibacter millerae DNA window includes the following coding sequences:
- a CDS encoding ABC transporter permease, with the protein MMTFIQMEFLKLKRSKIFLLSVMGALLPPVLMFIAATSFGEAQSFQALFENVNMYMSAMFAILIFAIIISYLFGREYNEHTLKTMLTIPISREKFLISKYIMFLVWIVILTAVTSISTLILGFVAGLEGFTAMLFIKSFAELLYANVLLYLTFSPFVFISLLITNMVPAMVGGATLSLINLMVYGQSWAPFVPWTCPYLIASGEIMEYGAGIAISYGIILATFLIGLAVSYIYFTKSDAVV; encoded by the coding sequence ATGATGACATTTATTCAAATGGAATTTCTAAAGCTTAAAAGATCAAAAATATTTCTTCTGAGCGTGATGGGAGCTCTTCTTCCACCAGTATTGATGTTTATTGCGGCCACCTCATTCGGTGAAGCCCAGAGCTTTCAAGCGCTTTTTGAAAACGTTAACATGTACATGTCCGCAATGTTTGCGATATTAATCTTTGCGATAATCATTTCCTACCTTTTCGGGCGCGAATACAACGAGCACACATTAAAGACAATGCTTACGATACCAATATCAAGGGAAAAGTTCCTCATATCCAAATACATAATGTTTCTGGTATGGATTGTTATATTAACGGCAGTCACAAGCATTTCAACCTTAATATTGGGCTTTGTGGCGGGCCTTGAAGGCTTTACGGCAATGCTATTTATCAAAAGCTTTGCAGAACTTCTATACGCAAACGTTCTGTTATACCTGACGTTTTCCCCGTTTGTCTTCATTTCACTTTTGATAACAAATATGGTTCCGGCAATGGTCGGGGGCGCCACATTATCATTGATTAACCTGATGGTGTACGGTCAGAGCTGGGCTCCCTTCGTTCCATGGACATGCCCTTACCTGATTGCATCCGGTGAAATAATGGAGTACGGAGCGGGCATTGCAATATCCTACGGCATTATTTTAGCAACATTCCTTATAGGGCTGGCCGTTTCATACATTTACTTTACAAAAAGTGATGCGGTGGTTTAA
- the cobS gene encoding adenosylcobinamide-GDP ribazoletransferase: MEDDNYFQEEGFSPIKSLLGLLTFSTILPINVFTSIEYMTRMVWCWPFIHLFIGILAAAFGYVCGEFLHLNAFLTAALVYGFLMLITGYNHLDGVMDMADGVMVHGNPEKKISVVKDSSVGAGGIATLFLVASITIAGLTNILDYKFIAGIVICEMVAKSSLLTTALTSRPLTPGIGSYFITSTHPGNYVLSTVIVGIIAFLLGGVTGIIGLIGAIFAGLIISLIAKRNFGVANGDVLGMSNEVGRLMALLFMSIALYYL, translated from the coding sequence ATGGAAGATGACAATTATTTTCAGGAAGAGGGATTTTCACCGATAAAATCGCTTTTGGGATTATTGACTTTCTCAACGATACTTCCTATTAATGTTTTCACGTCAATCGAATACATGACGCGCATGGTATGGTGCTGGCCATTCATACATCTGTTTATCGGTATTTTGGCGGCCGCTTTCGGTTATGTCTGCGGTGAATTCCTGCATCTAAACGCATTTCTTACGGCAGCGCTGGTGTACGGGTTTTTAATGCTGATTACTGGCTATAATCATCTTGACGGCGTAATGGATATGGCTGACGGTGTCATGGTTCATGGAAATCCCGAAAAGAAAATAAGTGTGGTCAAGGACTCTTCCGTAGGTGCCGGCGGAATAGCAACGCTCTTTCTGGTTGCTTCAATAACAATAGCCGGACTAACCAATATTCTCGATTATAAATTCATAGCAGGAATTGTCATCTGTGAAATGGTGGCTAAAAGCTCACTTTTAACGACTGCCCTCACTTCCAGGCCATTGACTCCAGGAATCGGAAGCTATTTTATTACTTCAACACATCCTGGAAATTATGTGCTCTCTACAGTAATTGTTGGCATTATAGCATTTCTTCTGGGTGGAGTCACAGGCATAATAGGACTGATCGGAGCAATCTTTGCAGGACTTATAATATCATTAATAGCAAAGAGAAACTTCGGCGTTGCCAACGGGGATGTTTTAGGAATGAGCAATGAGGTCGGAAGACTGATGGCACTGCTTTTCATGTCAATAGCTCTTTATTATTTATAA
- the queC gene encoding 7-cyano-7-deazaguanine synthase QueC, whose product MKAIAVLSGGLDCCVAASVYARDYDIHAITFNYGQKAFNQELKASRAICEKMGFTHSVIDLPWLAEISDSTLNTSEDIPEVEINDLDNLEKSLKTADSVWVPARNTVFTAIAASYAESIGAEIIIVGWDKEEAATFPDNSKEFLESFNELFKVGSPIDIEIKAPAIDLDKDEIVKLGAEVNAPMELSYSCYKGFEKHCGVCESCMRRKRGFKKAGLEDLTHYEK is encoded by the coding sequence ATGAAAGCCATCGCAGTACTTTCCGGAGGGCTTGATTGCTGCGTGGCCGCAAGCGTTTATGCCCGAGACTATGACATTCATGCAATAACATTCAACTACGGCCAGAAGGCATTTAATCAGGAGCTTAAAGCATCACGCGCAATCTGTGAAAAGATGGGCTTTACCCACAGTGTAATTGACCTGCCGTGGCTGGCTGAAATCAGCGATTCGACGTTAAATACCTCCGAAGACATTCCCGAAGTTGAAATTAATGATTTGGACAATTTGGAGAAATCCTTAAAAACAGCCGACAGCGTCTGGGTTCCTGCAAGAAATACTGTTTTTACCGCAATTGCGGCATCATACGCTGAAAGCATCGGTGCGGAGATAATAATCGTCGGATGGGATAAAGAGGAAGCCGCCACATTTCCCGACAATTCAAAAGAATTTTTAGAAAGCTTTAATGAATTGTTTAAAGTAGGTTCACCAATTGATATTGAAATCAAGGCTCCGGCCATTGACCTGGACAAGGATGAAATCGTGAAGCTAGGCGCTGAAGTTAATGCACCGATGGAGCTTAGCTATTCCTGCTACAAAGGCTTTGAAAAGCACTGTGGCGTTTGTGAAAGCTGCATGAGAAGAAAAAGAGGCTTTAAAAAAGCAGGCCTTGAAGATTTAACTCATTATGAAAAATAA
- a CDS encoding phosphatidylglycerophosphatase A, translating to MNESKFKITEKDDEICFTNPDNFMAISDFTESDVINTVENVIVTTKAENNDVKSCIVQLMDSISYFKNSYGDVEIFTFMSNDVVLQDFAENLKVLNSEKGFVDARINISHVICINRRLSQNNLMKIYRDVTKAKAKYFASLNLPLHIENILNTDDFLAVLANASGECSGINDIETNIEEAVEISLEDAFERLDLTFGILDYLVAEGILIGDLVEAGMELLNGVEITEELEGKMEAQIIHALTDINVIALIMAAIRTEDDLTRIREIDDSAHLYSDEVLGMAVANQIAGTKAVLNFRHYIDVKPGIIYGLPPIMEDVFAGLIAGCVSKIFEE from the coding sequence ATGAATGAAAGCAAGTTTAAGATTACCGAAAAGGATGATGAGATCTGCTTCACCAATCCAGATAATTTCATGGCCATAAGCGATTTTACAGAAAGTGACGTAATTAACACGGTTGAAAACGTCATCGTTACAACAAAAGCTGAAAATAATGATGTTAAATCCTGCATCGTTCAATTAATGGATTCCATCAGTTACTTTAAGAATTCCTACGGCGATGTGGAGATATTCACCTTCATGTCAAACGACGTTGTATTACAGGATTTTGCGGAAAACCTGAAAGTTTTAAACAGTGAAAAGGGTTTTGTAGACGCCAGAATCAACATAAGCCACGTCATCTGCATTAACCGGAGATTATCCCAAAATAATTTGATGAAAATCTATAGAGACGTCACCAAAGCGAAAGCGAAGTATTTTGCGAGTCTTAATCTGCCTTTGCACATTGAAAACATTCTAAACACCGATGATTTTCTTGCCGTTTTGGCAAATGCTTCCGGTGAATGTTCGGGCATTAATGATATTGAAACCAACATCGAAGAGGCTGTTGAAATAAGCTTGGAGGACGCTTTTGAAAGATTGGATTTAACATTTGGGATTTTAGATTACTTGGTTGCTGAAGGAATACTGATTGGAGATTTGGTCGAGGCCGGAATGGAGCTTTTAAACGGCGTTGAAATAACCGAAGAGCTTGAAGGAAAAATGGAAGCTCAAATTATTCATGCGTTAACAGACATTAATGTCATTGCCCTTATAATGGCAGCTATCAGAACGGAAGATGACTTAACGAGAATACGTGAAATCGATGATTCGGCTCACCTCTACTCCGATGAGGTTCTGGGAATGGCAGTTGCAAACCAGATTGCCGGAACGAAGGCTGTTTTAAACTTCAGGCATTACATTGATGTAAAACCCGGAATCATCTACGGTTTGCCGCCGATAATGGAAGATGTTTTCGCAGGACTCATTGCAGGATGCGTATCTAAGATTTTTGAAGAATAA
- a CDS encoding tRNA (cytidine(56)-2'-O)-methyltransferase → MNVNVLRLDHRLKRDTRITTHVCLTARAFGASKIYLAGEEDNKLMENVRDTASRWGGNFEIEHTDAYMGVINAWKDNGGKVVHLTMYGSQAHEVAPEIREDGSDILIIVGGSKVPGKVYKAADWNVSVTTQPHSEVSSLAVFQHLLMDGKEFDLEFENPVFEVIPTAHGKNVNIHDENR, encoded by the coding sequence ATGAATGTTAACGTTTTAAGATTGGATCATAGATTGAAAAGGGATACTCGTATCACGACTCACGTATGCCTCACCGCACGTGCGTTCGGGGCAAGCAAAATTTACCTCGCAGGCGAAGAGGACAACAAATTAATGGAAAATGTAAGAGATACCGCTTCTAGATGGGGTGGAAACTTTGAAATCGAACACACCGACGCCTACATGGGCGTTATTAATGCATGGAAGGATAATGGCGGCAAGGTGGTTCACTTGACTATGTATGGTTCACAGGCTCATGAGGTTGCTCCGGAAATCCGCGAGGACGGAAGCGACATATTAATCATCGTTGGGGGTTCCAAGGTTCCCGGAAAGGTTTACAAGGCCGCCGACTGGAACGTTTCAGTAACAACGCAGCCTCACTCTGAAGTATCATCACTGGCCGTTTTCCAGCATTTATTGATGGACGGCAAGGAATTCGATTTGGAATTTGAAAATCCGGTATTTGAAGTGATTCCGACCGCTCACGGAAAAAACGTAAACATCCACGATGAAAACCGCTAG
- a CDS encoding DUF2283 domain-containing protein: MKIKELDAEYTYDFDLDIVNIQVKQEYTYKESVDLDVGVFLDFDENDFPVNLEILSASKRLDIEKELLINPQGNVKIIISSDLIELNVNFLINDNNYLLQYCDRHCENLKIADTETSFALV; encoded by the coding sequence ATGAAAATAAAAGAATTAGATGCAGAATATACATATGACTTTGATTTGGATATTGTTAATATTCAGGTTAAACAGGAATATACATATAAAGAATCAGTTGATTTGGATGTTGGCGTTTTTTTGGATTTTGATGAAAATGATTTTCCAGTAAATTTGGAAATTCTTTCTGCTTCTAAAAGACTTGATATTGAAAAAGAACTTCTGATTAATCCTCAGGGTAATGTTAAAATAATCATTAGTTCAGATTTGATTGAATTGAATGTAAACTTCTTAATCAATGATAATAATTATCTTTTACAATACTGTGATAGGCATTGTGAAAATCTTAAGATTGCTGATACTGAAACAAGTTTTGCACTAGTTTAG
- a CDS encoding peptidylprolyl isomerase, translated as MAIENGDFVRVNFTGKTKETDEVFDTTYDEIALEADIFDENKTYKPIPIVVGGNHLLPAIEEEIVGLEAGDRKTVEVASDDAFGPRDPKAIQLIPMKEFKKQGMTPYPGMRISAEGGEGKILTVNGGRVKVDFNHPLAGKDLVYDIEVTEIIEDDEEKIKSMIELHYANPNVDIDKTEISIEDGVVNIQMDEMSKFDQQSYMDVTFARFRISKDVWENIEGVTKVNFVDAFEKREEKEEDEEVAEEVTEATEE; from the coding sequence ATGGCAATTGAAAACGGCGATTTTGTTCGCGTAAATTTTACAGGTAAAACTAAAGAAACTGATGAGGTATTCGATACCACTTATGATGAAATTGCTCTTGAAGCAGATATCTTTGATGAAAACAAAACTTACAAACCAATTCCAATCGTAGTTGGAGGAAACCACTTATTACCAGCTATTGAAGAAGAAATAGTCGGTCTTGAAGCTGGAGATCGCAAAACCGTTGAAGTCGCATCAGACGACGCATTCGGTCCACGTGATCCAAAAGCAATCCAGTTAATCCCAATGAAAGAGTTCAAAAAACAGGGAATGACCCCATATCCTGGTATGAGAATTTCAGCTGAAGGCGGAGAAGGTAAAATCCTCACCGTAAACGGCGGAAGAGTAAAAGTGGATTTCAACCACCCGTTAGCAGGTAAAGACCTTGTTTACGATATTGAAGTAACTGAAATCATCGAAGACGATGAAGAAAAAATCAAAAGCATGATTGAGTTACATTACGCAAACCCTAACGTCGACATTGATAAGACCGAAATCAGCATCGAAGACGGTGTCGTTAACATCCAAATGGATGAAATGTCCAAATTCGACCAGCAATCATACATGGACGTTACCTTTGCAAGATTCAGAATCTCCAAAGATGTATGGGAAAACATTGAAGGCGTAACCAAAGTCAATTTCGTAGACGCTTTCGAAAAAAGAGAAGAAAAAGAAGAAGACGAAGAAGTAGCTGAAGAAGTAACTGAAGCTACAGAAGAATAG
- the larC gene encoding nickel pincer cofactor biosynthesis protein LarC, whose amino-acid sequence MTIIIDPQCSGISGNMIIGALVDLGADTGKLKEVMESSARIVGEVEVTFDEINKCGIDTIYCHVEMFDKKGHVHFNEIVDGINGLDLDEDIKKTSINIFKRMAIAESKVHGKSIDEIHFHEVGASDAVADVVGSVWAFHSLGFDSKNVIGLPIAVGGGTVNTSHGTLPVPVPAVLEILKGYNFIGGPVSSELATPTGCAIYAELCSEIKEFIPLVKADNVGYGSGSKDFDHPNILRIIKSSNINESDKIDVIETNIDHLTGEEIGYLFDVLLDAGASDVSVTPIIMKKNRQGSLLKVISKRSNRDKLVELIFKETGSLGIRIAPNIHRGTAKREFIKKAFVIEGEEYEVTFKIGYVNGKVISSRPEYEDLKKIAQKSGLSLRKVRELVK is encoded by the coding sequence ATGACAATCATTATTGACCCGCAATGCAGCGGAATTTCAGGAAACATGATTATCGGCGCACTCGTCGATTTGGGTGCGGATACCGGCAAACTGAAAGAGGTTATGGAATCATCAGCTAGAATCGTAGGTGAAGTTGAAGTAACTTTTGATGAAATTAATAAATGTGGTATTGATACTATATATTGTCATGTTGAAATGTTTGATAAAAAAGGTCACGTTCATTTTAATGAAATAGTCGATGGAATAAATGGCCTAGACCTTGATGAAGATATTAAAAAAACATCCATAAATATATTTAAAAGAATGGCTATTGCCGAGTCAAAAGTTCACGGCAAAAGCATTGATGAAATTCACTTCCATGAGGTCGGAGCAAGCGATGCGGTTGCCGACGTTGTGGGATCCGTCTGGGCATTCCATTCACTGGGCTTTGATAGCAAAAACGTTATCGGCCTTCCGATAGCCGTGGGTGGAGGTACAGTAAATACCTCACACGGAACCCTTCCGGTACCTGTTCCCGCAGTATTGGAGATTTTAAAAGGCTACAATTTCATTGGAGGGCCAGTTTCAAGCGAGCTTGCAACTCCTACCGGCTGTGCAATTTATGCCGAGTTATGTTCTGAGATTAAGGAGTTCATTCCTCTTGTGAAAGCAGATAATGTCGGATACGGTTCCGGAAGCAAGGATTTCGACCATCCCAACATCTTAAGGATTATCAAGTCATCAAACATTAATGAAAGCGATAAAATTGATGTAATTGAGACCAATATCGACCATTTAACCGGTGAGGAAATCGGATATCTCTTTGACGTTTTACTGGATGCTGGCGCATCCGACGTGTCTGTAACGCCGATTATAATGAAGAAAAACCGCCAGGGAAGTTTGCTTAAAGTAATTTCCAAAAGAAGCAATCGTGACAAACTGGTTGAGTTGATATTCAAGGAAACCGGAAGTTTAGGCATCAGGATAGCTCCTAATATCCATAGGGGAACGGCCAAAAGAGAGTTCATTAAAAAAGCTTTTGTGATTGAAGGCGAGGAATATGAAGTCACTTTCAAAATAGGCTACGTTAACGGCAAGGTAATCTCTTCTAGACCGGAATATGAGGATTTAAAGAAAATCGCTCAAAAAAGCGGTTTAAGCCTCAGAAAAGTAAGGGAGCTGGTTAAATGA
- a CDS encoding DUF763 domain-containing protein, protein MQRRGAVNLPLHGGHPPRWLFSRMVKLSGALTSVIIEEYSLNEFIRRVSNPYWFQAFSCVLGFDWHSSGTTTTTMGALKESLSPEEHGIYLSGGKGAKSRKTPEGIAHAGEVFNLNTKTTDKLIETSKLSAKIDNSCIQDGYTLYQHHFFVTEKGDWAVIQQGMNTENKYARRYHWMGEEVNDLLLEPHSGISCDVKTPETLNMTDKESKQAQNISVDLINDNPDHLRQYFKRKDNQTLLEDFTMPSHHPVLDMDISDKEFEVLKNAWEIQPENYEELILLKGIGPKKIRALALISDLVYGEPASWRDPVKYSFTHGGKDGFPYPVDKEVYDNSIQTIKDALDQARINKDEKLKAIKRLDDFIS, encoded by the coding sequence ATGCAAAGAAGAGGAGCGGTCAATTTACCATTGCATGGAGGCCATCCGCCAAGATGGCTCTTTTCAAGAATGGTTAAGCTGTCAGGAGCATTGACTTCAGTAATCATTGAAGAATACAGTCTGAACGAGTTCATAAGAAGGGTTTCCAATCCATACTGGTTTCAGGCATTCTCCTGTGTTTTGGGCTTTGACTGGCATTCGTCCGGAACGACCACGACGACTATGGGGGCCTTAAAGGAATCTCTTTCACCGGAAGAGCATGGAATCTATTTAAGCGGTGGAAAGGGTGCCAAATCCAGAAAGACTCCTGAGGGAATTGCACATGCCGGTGAAGTTTTCAACTTAAATACAAAAACAACCGACAAGCTGATTGAAACGAGCAAACTGTCTGCCAAAATAGATAATTCATGCATCCAGGACGGCTATACGTTATACCAGCATCATTTCTTCGTTACCGAAAAGGGAGACTGGGCCGTAATCCAGCAGGGAATGAATACCGAAAACAAGTACGCCCGCAGATATCACTGGATGGGCGAAGAGGTCAATGACCTGCTTTTGGAGCCCCACAGCGGAATATCCTGTGACGTGAAAACTCCCGAGACCCTTAACATGACCGATAAGGAAAGTAAGCAAGCCCAGAACATCAGTGTTGATTTAATTAACGATAACCCTGACCATTTAAGGCAGTACTTTAAAAGAAAAGACAACCAGACTCTTTTAGAGGATTTTACGATGCCATCACATCATCCGGTTCTTGATATGGACATTTCAGATAAGGAATTTGAGGTTTTAAAGAACGCATGGGAAATACAGCCCGAAAACTATGAGGAACTGATATTGCTTAAGGGAATAGGGCCTAAAAAAATAAGGGCACTTGCATTAATATCCGATCTGGTTTACGGAGAGCCTGCAAGCTGGAGGGACCCGGTCAAGTATAGCTTCACCCATGGAGGAAAAGACGGCTTTCCATACCCTGTTGATAAGGAAGTCTATGATAATTCCATCCAAACCATAAAGGATGCCCTGGATCAAGCAAGAATCAATAAAGATGAAAAATTGAAAGCAATCAAAAGACTGGACGATTTTATATCCTAG
- a CDS encoding Ig-like domain-containing protein gives MLSVSMVGASDDADNFAGDDIMADGLGEMQPGDPEGDFDAYVNEENVDINDINETLGVRFYCPENYNGSVRIEFTDTDLDAIVYDVNESVWDTNAVYLIPDLGIIETGRYRTELFFQNDDDEWWIGGGVISVVDYNEFWVNENISFGWPQPIDLDVPFQLYYPVGSAGKEVMITVIRWGSVINEIAVSTSINDTSGFIDFTWEDLGVDCYGLSVNEPVEYNIMFTYEDEVIFESVYEMASPLWAWDYAYIGGVLDAATVASVGLDPRIDEGNVIILIDGEQCFNKTLDEIYSNVIGGGPNAGRVEYQIFIDDLDTEIEAGDYVVELIFTNENVTVSDYYEIKIYNATSVVEDNESDIAIVILRDEVYVQDATFIQIVIPVNTTGNVIITWDGESFIDLPIELMGDYRQVGNFSVYDLYSEYFEFVGLGKHEINVTFSGENGTLSNDANVTFLSYVTPKVLPGNYLCDDDIRYFAFVELIDEWWNEEVIVLLNGTEYFHKYLNDFDGDHVIYHEYADYYLITPDYLDEPVAPGTYEVEITCSDYHLPESGIVTFYDDGINIDAPDVEKYFGGPERFYVNVTDGAFNPIANATVNITINDVTYKRVTDENGSASIGLGLNSRTYEVYVQCNETVVVSRVFILPTVDGDDVTKMFRNGTQYYATFYDSEGKTLGNHTEVEFNINGVFYKRYTNENGTARMNINLNPGEYIITAKNPVTGEQYTNLIEVLPTIVENDDLVKYYRNDSQYVVTILDDEGNPVKAGVNVTFNINGVFYTRQTNESGQAKLSINLEPGEYVITAQYNGLMASNNITVLSVIETENLNMKYQDGSYFNATILDGQGKPLANANVTFNINGVFYNKVTDENGVARLKINLMAGEYIITTTYNGLNAANKITISS, from the coding sequence ATGTTAAGCGTTTCGATGGTTGGCGCATCGGATGATGCGGACAATTTCGCAGGCGATGACATAATGGCTGACGGGTTGGGTGAAATGCAGCCTGGCGATCCTGAAGGGGATTTCGATGCATATGTAAATGAGGAAAATGTTGATATAAATGACATAAATGAAACGCTCGGGGTAAGATTCTATTGTCCTGAAAATTATAACGGCAGCGTTAGAATTGAATTTACAGATACTGATTTGGACGCTATTGTCTATGATGTCAATGAAAGCGTATGGGACACAAATGCTGTATATCTTATTCCTGATTTGGGAATTATCGAAACCGGAAGATACCGCACCGAGCTGTTTTTCCAAAATGATGATGATGAATGGTGGATTGGCGGCGGAGTTATCTCTGTCGTCGACTATAATGAATTCTGGGTAAATGAAAACATCAGCTTCGGCTGGCCGCAGCCAATCGATCTGGACGTTCCGTTCCAGCTTTACTATCCTGTAGGCAGCGCCGGTAAGGAAGTTATGATTACCGTAATAAGATGGGGGAGCGTAATCAACGAAATTGCCGTTTCAACATCAATCAATGACACAAGCGGATTTATTGATTTCACATGGGAAGACTTGGGCGTTGACTGTTACGGCTTAAGCGTCAATGAACCGGTTGAGTATAACATAATGTTCACTTATGAAGATGAGGTCATATTTGAAAGCGTTTATGAAATGGCCTCACCATTGTGGGCATGGGATTATGCCTATATTGGAGGAGTGCTTGATGCGGCCACTGTCGCTTCAGTAGGACTTGATCCTAGAATCGATGAGGGAAACGTCATCATTTTAATCGACGGAGAACAATGCTTCAACAAGACCCTCGATGAAATCTATTCCAACGTAATCGGCGGCGGACCAAATGCGGGCAGAGTCGAATATCAGATTTTTATTGACGATTTGGACACTGAAATCGAAGCCGGTGATTACGTAGTGGAATTGATTTTCACCAATGAAAACGTCACGGTAAGCGATTATTATGAAATAAAAATATATAATGCCACTTCCGTTGTTGAGGACAATGAAAGCGATATAGCCATAGTCATTCTCCGCGATGAGGTATATGTGCAGGACGCTACCTTCATTCAGATTGTAATTCCTGTAAATACTACCGGTAACGTTATAATTACATGGGACGGGGAATCATTCATCGACCTTCCGATTGAATTAATGGGAGACTACCGCCAAGTTGGCAATTTTTCAGTTTACGACTTATATTCAGAGTATTTCGAATTTGTAGGCTTGGGAAAACATGAAATCAACGTCACATTTTCAGGTGAAAACGGTACGCTTTCAAATGATGCCAACGTTACCTTTTTATCCTACGTTACTCCTAAAGTATTGCCTGGAAATTACCTTTGTGATGATGATATCAGATACTTTGCATTTGTGGAACTTATAGACGAATGGTGGAATGAAGAGGTAATTGTCCTGCTTAACGGCACGGAATACTTCCACAAATATCTCAATGATTTCGATGGGGACCATGTCATATATCATGAATATGCCGACTATTATCTCATAACTCCGGATTATCTGGATGAGCCTGTAGCTCCGGGCACTTATGAGGTAGAAATCACATGTTCAGATTATCATTTACCTGAATCCGGCATTGTAACTTTCTATGATGACGGCATAAACATCGATGCTCCGGATGTTGAAAAGTACTTCGGCGGCCCTGAAAGGTTCTATGTCAATGTAACCGACGGCGCCTTCAACCCTATAGCCAACGCTACCGTCAACATCACGATAAACGATGTGACTTATAAAAGGGTTACAGATGAAAACGGTTCTGCATCAATCGGTTTAGGATTAAACAGCCGCACCTATGAAGTCTATGTTCAGTGCAATGAAACCGTAGTTGTTTCACGCGTATTTATCCTGCCTACCGTCGACGGAGACGATGTGACTAAAATGTTCAGAAACGGAACTCAGTACTATGCAACTTTCTATGATTCAGAAGGTAAAACATTAGGAAATCATACTGAAGTCGAATTCAACATCAACGGCGTTTTCTATAAACGCTACACCAATGAAAACGGTACTGCACGCATGAACATTAATTTAAACCCTGGCGAGTACATCATCACGGCCAAAAACCCTGTTACCGGTGAACAGTACACGAACCTCATTGAAGTATTGCCTACAATCGTTGAAAATGATGATCTGGTCAAATATTACAGGAACGATTCCCAATATGTAGTTACAATCCTTGATGATGAAGGAAATCCTGTTAAGGCCGGTGTAAACGTAACATTCAACATTAACGGTGTATTCTACACTCGTCAAACCAATGAATCCGGTCAGGCTAAATTAAGTATTAACCTTGAACCTGGTGAATATGTCATTACTGCACAGTACAATGGCTTGATGGCATCCAACAACATCACTGTATTGTCAGTCATTGAAACCGAGAACTTGAACATGAAATATCAGGATGGATCCTATTTCAATGCAACAATCCTCGATGGTCAGGGTAAACCTCTAGCTAACGCAAATGTTACATTCAACATCAATGGTGTTTTCTACAATAAGGTAACCGATGAAAATGGTGTTGCCCGCTTGAAAATTAATTTAATGGCTGGCGAGTACATCATTACCACAACGTACAACGGATTGAATGCCGCAAACAAAATTACCATTTCAAGTTAA